The following is a genomic window from Leptotrichia sp. OH3620_COT-345.
GTGACAGGAAAGAATAAGAGTAATATAAACGGAATAGTGGAAGTGGCAGGACAAAGAGCTGACCTTGTAATGGCAAACAGAAACGGAATATTTGTTAATGGCGGAGGCTTTTTAAATACTGACAGAGTAACGCTTACAACAGGAAATTTACATATGAAAGACGGGGACTTAGTAGGCATAGATGTATCACAGGGACATATAGGGATAGGAGAAAGAGG
Proteins encoded in this region:
- a CDS encoding filamentous hemagglutinin N-terminal domain-containing protein is translated as VTGKNKSNINGIVEVAGQRADLVMANRNGIFVNGGGFLNTDRVTLTTGNLHMKDGDLVGIDVSQGHIGIGERG